The Porites lutea chromosome 7, jaPorLute2.1, whole genome shotgun sequence genome includes the window AAATTGGCTTCAATGCATTCGAAAAGGTCGACCACTCTTAGCGGATCCTCTAAAAAACAGCTCGATTTTCTCTTGGAAAACCTTTTGTTTAAAGGCCCGGtccagacgccgaacttttcatgagccaaacctaattcgaattaaaaGGCCGACACAAATTATTTAGGCCGGCTGAATTCAGACTTGATTCCAAACTCTGGTTTAAAGTGCTTGCAAAATACGTTATGATACTGAATTTATgcttaagttcggcacatgaaatATTCGGGGCTAACAAGCAGCCATAGGCAAGTTTCTTAAGAATTGAATTTTACCttcttcattaaaaataaaagcaaactcCTGACAATGGGTAGGGGAAAGaggtttttccctctcctcatcgtcccccgcgcgctttccatgatttttcgattattgctatttttattaggatacccagcgggagcctctgcgaAGAAGAGAGgttcattctctcttgcaaaagctttaaattttgttttgaaggcCCAGTtaagacgccgaacttttcatgagccggaCCTAATTCGaacaacaattttattctttgtaGGCACAAGGAGTTAAAAAGGCTTGCCCCGCAAATAGTTGGAAAGCTAGTCGTGCCGGGGCAAGCCAAGTACATGAATAACATATCTACttaaaacgaaaacaaaacattaatcTATAATTACAGTCATACAAAATGGTTTTAAGAGAAGTAGGTTGTAGATAGAGGAAGAATTCGTCATGTAAGACCGGTGCACACAAAACACAGCCTAGTGCACACGTTTCGACCCAAATcatttagaccggctgaattgattgtGTCGCCGAACTTACTTCTAGCcgaacaaaattcaaaaggcAAAACTCCAGGCTAAACAAATAGATTTAGGTAAAAGGAGCTGGTGAAAGAAGGCTAAGCAATAGATCGTAAGAATGTATTATTTATTTCCAACTTAATTGTGTTCAGCTGGATGATTCCTCGTTTTGATGAATATCCGTTGTAATGCCCGCGCCGGCCTTTTATCGGCACATGATGGCCTTAGCACTTTTTGTAAGTCGTAAAGCTTTGTTATTGCTGCCTGATTATTTGTGGTGGTAAAAAGTTCTTGGTAGTAAGTTATGAGGACACATCTACCAATTTTTCCGGATGCTAACAGGCAAACACTCACACTCTTTGTATGAGTAATTTCCGTTTTATATGCCGAGCGTGTACGTACTGACTAGGGTGACTACTAATGGAGGCAAAAACTTCCGCAAacattttatcagtttttacaTAAAAAGGCTTTACAAACCGTAGTCTAACATTGCCAGTTACCTTCGTCATAAACTTTCAGCagtaacaaaacaattaaacaattttttttcagtttgggAAGACgccaaatgaatttgaatgTGCATTATGCATGATTAAAAAGGCGCAGCTAATTTCTATATAAGAGTGCACAACGAACAGGGAAAATTCCCATCTTCTAAGCGGCGTCAAATTGACGACTCTTGGCTACAATATTTTGAATCAAAGATTCAGTCGTTTTTAGCtaaagtttttaattaattttaaacgtATTGGGAGCTCAACCTTTATTAAAAGGACGAGTCACTCCTATTTTTCATGGTCACAAACAGTTAAACAAGCCGAACCGCCAGAGTAAGGCAACAGGTTCTGCGAAGAAAACaattcttaaaaattaaaaacacccATAGAGATTTTACCTCTACTCCGAGGTTTAACTTAAATTTTGtagttattatatttttaaaattgtagtttttctttgggCACTTACGCGTTTCATCTACCGTTGCGAATGCGTTCCATATCAGTAATAAACCTGGACAAGGTGTTTAACTAAACTGtgccttttaaacaaaaaccgtTTATCTATTATTGCCCCCCAAAAACgctttttttctaattattttGTTGCTTGATAAATTTTGACTACCTGTTgtgttgtttcttctttcctttgtgGCTCCCAAGCTGATAAATGGCTATGACTATTTTACACGTTTTATTGCAACCGGTTTGTTTTGTCTTCATTAGAAGTAATCTTTATTCCTGTCCACCAGAGAATGTTCAAagtcagggcccagttgttcgaaagtcGAACaactggttagcgctaacccagtgttaaattttaacctgggtttctttttcttttgtttaaaagcattttgctGGAGAATTTTCTCCCTTCTTTTTAGAGCACCCAATCATCaattgtaggcaaaaagaatacAACTGAATTTGCTTCTCAAGCTTTCATATATGAAATCAAATTTCGCCCTGACCCTGGGTTaacttaaccctgctttgaacaacccggccgaGGCCTACGTCACCTTCGTTCGTCCTTGTCTGGAATACGCCTGAAGCGTATGGGACCCACATACTCAAAAGCATTGCCAAGATATTGAAGGAGTACAACGGCAAGCCGccagatttgtaaaaaaaataattgctaAGAGCGGGAACCCGGTACAGTCACTAATCTCCTGCAGAACCGGCATTCACTAGAACTGAGACGCAAAATTGCACGACCGTACTAGCATGTACAAAATAGTGAACAATATAATTAGGGTCAATATTCCGGAGTACATTGCACGCCCACCCCGTGTTACACGCTCTTGCCATAGCAGCAAGTTTAGAAACATTTTAGTAACAGCAATATGTACCTATAAGtacaatttttttactagaACTCTAAAAGAATGGAACACTTCCCTTTTTATTAGATCAGCCCTTCGTGGACGCATTTAAATCTGCTGTTACTAATTATTGAATCTCCCTCATTGACTTTATACATCAGTGATTTTAtacatcattttattttattatttatttatttatttattatatattattattgtcgttgttttttttgttttgcacatTCACAGTGataggaaaaaaattgaaaagcgctctaccgactgagccaATCCCGCTGCGGTACTTTCCTCACTCTAAAATGTCACTTTTGGGTGTAAGAGTTTCAGGATATCAATTGAGTTGTCCTATTTTACCTGCGCGAAACCGTTACGTTGTATCAAATACTTGTTATCATTTTACAAAAAGCCCAATAAAAGCATCGCCGgtttaaaatacttttattgttttttattgacATTTTGTCGCTGGTTAAATTTTCACTGCTCCTTTTCTGATCTCAAAATTGCTTATTTTATAGACGTATAGCCGAAGATTAAATTTGCAACGCCTGTAAATTAAAACCTGTTTGCTCCAGTAGTTTTGAACACGTGTCGTTTCAGTTTGCTCCCTTTCAAGATAGTTATTAATACAATAGAACCTTCCATGGTTTTGCGAAAATCTGTCGAAATGCAGAAAAAGAACGCCTTAAAATACGTACAGATGCCTTTGGGAGCGATTTTTTTAACTGAACTCAGGATGTGTTTAATGAACTTCCGTgtttttaatgaaacaaaacaagaaaacaaccaGCTCCCTTTCAAGTGAGTTGTTAATACTCTAAGAATCACCTGACCGGAAGAGGAAAGTTGTTTAGGCTTATCAGTAACAACATGAATTCAATACTGATTTTACAAAGTGCGATTAACAACGTCGCGTCAACAGTCCGTGGCGTCATACATAATCAGCTCAGCATGAAAGATGAGCTCTATAATTTATAAGCCTTATAGCAGCTACCTAACTGAATGCCAAGGGGATAATTGCGACATAGAGTCGGACTATTCCAGTCATGCGCTTGAGGTGCTTATCTTGTTTTTCAATCTGACCGTCTGAACACAGAAAGCTAGGAGAGCGAAGAGATTTTATAGTTTACAATATTGTTACTAAGGCTGACTAAAAGAATAACAGACAAATGAACTGTCGGCTATTTGAGTGTccatgtatttagcacgaaagtattAATTGAGGACACCATTTGTACGTCTCATACTGGAGATGGGACATACATTTTATgtggtcatctgagccacgCAAAGGTCTAGATATTTGCAGCAGGGCAAAGACAGTttcttcatttctcagtcatatCAAGACCCTGAGTATGGTCCCCCCCGGGAATCAAACCCGCGACCTCACGCTCAAGCTGTCAAAGCGCCTTTCGACTGAGTAGCATAAAGCGCCCCGGAAAGCTTgctagagggtctcaatggcgTGGTAGTTTTGACGGTTGATGGcgaaatttttccaattttgacggttgacggttaaagtttagagcttttgacggttgacaGTTATTAAatgcaaattcagtttaaactTAAAGTAAATATTAACTTCTGTCTGAATTAATATTACtgttgtgttttggaggttgTCTTGGCGTTTTACTCTTGCAATTTGGAAATGCTTTCAGATATAAGCAGGATGTTAGGTCTCGTTATGTGTAGAAACGTGTTTCGAGAACATGGGAACTGGTTTTTTCTGTTTAGAGATTCCGGCTCCAGGAGCAGGAAACCCGTGCATTTTTGACGGTTTACGGTTAATTTTTAGGCtgtttgacggttgacggttaatcTCATTGAGACCCTCAGCTCTTGCTAGTAGGCTACGCGGGACTGGGCTAATCCTACCGCGGTTACTTTCACTCTTGTTGATTGGTCGGTGTCTTGTAACTTAGTAGACTGTTGTTGGATATCACTTGATTTGTTCTATTTCACCTGCTTTAAGCCATTACTCGCACCAAATACTTGTTATCATTATACAAAAAAAAGCCCAATAAAAGCATTCGCAGTTTGAAATGCTTTTATAGACATTTTGTCCCTGGTTAAAATTTTGACTTCCCCTTTTTTAATCTCAAAATTGCTTAGCATATTTTAGCCGAAGAATAGAACACGCATCGTTTCAGTTTGCTCCCTTGCAAAACAGTTATTAATACAATAAAACCTTCATGGTTTTCTTCAACCTTTTACAGGGACCAGTTATGCAAAATCTGTCGAAATGCATATAAAGAACGCCTTAAAATAAGTAAGGATGCCTTTGGGAGTGTCCTCTTTAACTGAACTCAGGGTTTTCATTGACTGACTACTGTGTCTTTATTCAACTGCACAAAGAAGGCgaaaaactgttgaaaaataaGCCCTCTCCTTTCTCCCACATTCTGCCTAGCTTAGTATAAATATATTAACATGGGATTTGAGTTTTGCTTCCTTTCGGCGGAGTGTCCTTTATATTTACTGAAACTCAGTAAGTTTTTATTGaactacaaaagaaaaaaccagCTCTCCTTCAAGTGAGTTCTTCACTAAGAATCAGCTTATTGGAAATGGAAAGTTCTTTAGGCTTATTAGTAACAACATGAATTCAATTATGTTAATGATTCAACAAAGTTCGGttaagaaatgatcgtcgcgtCAATCAGCTCAGCATGAAAGATAAGCTCTAAAATTTATTGGTTTTTATTGACGTCTGCCGTGTCAAGACTTCGCCGGGAGcatgaaatttttaattaaagcCGGTTCCTGATCAGGTATAACTGAATGCTGTGTTTGCTTTAAAGAGGCCAGCAAACATGAACTCAACAACAGGGAATGGATCGATCGAGTCTTCAAGCTGCTTTAGTAAAACGGCGTACAAAATCGGACAAACCATTGCTTTGAGTCTGATCATTGCTGTTTCACTGACGGGAAATTCTTTCATTGTGTTGATCGTTTATAAAACGCCAACCTTAAGAAAACCGATAAATTATTTCATCGCAAATATGGCCATGTCCGATCTGCTGTATTCAATATTCTGGCCACCTACGCGCCTATCATTGATACACAGCACAAACTTGTGGCTCATCGGTGGCCAGTTTGGCCAGGCCTTGTGTAAgcttgttcatttctttgctgACGTTTCCAGTATCGTTTCGATTCAGAATCTGGTTTTAATAACAGTGGATCGATTTGTAGCCGTGGTATTTCCACTCCGCTCTCCACTCATCAGATCCAAGCTGTGTCCTTTCTTCATTTTCGGCACGTGGGTAGTCGCAGCGGCTTTCATTTCGCCCTATTTTTACATCTACCAACTCGTTGAATACTCAGGGAAAAGGTCGTGCGTCGTGAGACGGAAGAAAGTATTCGGAGAGTCCTCGTCCCTTGCCGACTACCACTTGGCATGCTGTATTCTGTTTATATATATCCCTGTGATGTTGTTGGTCCTTCTTTactccatcatcatcatcaagctCAAGACACAGTTACACCCAGGTGAACAGTCCGCGAACACTCAGCAACAGAGGAACAGACGAAACAGAAACGTGCTTCAATTGTCCATTGCTATCGTGttagtttttgtgttttgctggTTACCTTATGCTACTACCTTTTTAATCATACAGTATCGAGCCAGTTCCATACATTTTTCCTGTGGTTTTTGGCTATACTTTTATGTCACCTACCACATGGCGGTAGGGTACTGTGCTATCAACCCgattatttgctttgtttttagcAGTAATTACCGAGAGGGTCTTAAAAGACTCATGAACTGTTCTTAACTGTTATGTTGTAGAGACGTAAGTCGCAAAAATTTGCTTGTGAATGAATGTTAAGAGTTAAAGGTTCGTGGAACACTTTAGCACTGTTCTTAACTTTTGTACAGGCGAAAGTTGCAAAAGTTTGCTTGTTAATGAATAATATATGTTAAGAGTTCGAAGTTCGTGGAACACTTACAAATGAAAACTAATGTATCGGCTAGTGTACTCTACTGAGGTTAGTAAAATGTATTCATTACATGTCTGTCCTGACTCGAAAAATGACGGCATGTTTGGCACAAGGGTAACGTAAGTGATTGTATGGCAAAGGGcttagaataaataaataaataaataaataaatatacttATCTGATGCTGATATCTTTTTCTTCTAATAAGTTTCAGCGCGATTAATTTGAGCGGCTTTACCGGGCGGGGGTTGGGGGGTACTCCtagaaattcttggtgggggtgtgccgcacAGTTCTCCAAATTGtgaccttatttcagaccaaaacatttcatttttcacgtccattttcagacctggcatCTAAGACATTATGTCATCATTTCTTAGATTCAACGCCAACAAAAGAGATtcttatttgcataattatttctctttctttcttatacaTTTCGAAATAAagcgataaatacgttcatacactcccgtagtttcctcaaaaaccatacccgattccagaccaaaatgcatgggcaaagtctatacccattttcagaccaatacggcgcaaaaaccataccctttggggcggcacataacTTTATGACTTACATAAAGGATTAT containing:
- the LOC140944076 gene encoding RYamide receptor-like, coding for MNSTTGNGSIESSSCFSKTAYKIGQTIALSLIIAVSLTGNSFIVLIVYKTPTLRKPINYFIANMAMSDLLYSIFWPPTRLSLIHSTNLWLIGGQFGQALCKLVHFFADVSSIVSIQNLVLITVDRFVAVVFPLRSPLIRSKLCPFFIFGTWVVAAAFISPYFYIYQLVEYSGKRSCVVRRKKVFGESSSLADYHLACCILFIYIPVMLLVLLYSIIIIKLKTQLHPGEQSANTQQQRNRRNRNVLQLSIAIVLVFVFCWLPYATTFLIIQYRASSIHFSCGFWLYFYVTYHMAVGYCAINPIICFVFSSNYREGLKRLMNCS